TTATTACCAAAAATTATGGCCAGCCCAACATAACTTGTGAAAACATACATTTTCTTCATTATTTCAGTAACTTGTGAAAAGTTATGACCGATTGTGAAAGTGATGACCCACGAGATTATTTTTGCACAATTTTTTTAAAcggagacaaaaaaaaaaaaaaagcgactTAAGGAATCTTCAATGCATGACGTTGATGACCGCATTTCTGCAAATCACCCTTTCTTCTATGCATATTCTACACCGATCCGCGAGGTCCAATTTTATAAGGCCAAAGAAAAATAATTTGTTGAAAAAGGGGGATAGTCATCTAATTCTATCTTGCATTCATCATTGGCTTGAAGTTGTGACCTAAGCACAGATGTACTTCAATAAACGGAGTACTTTATATTTAAGTATTACCATAACTTTCATCAGTACTTAAAAAATCCCTTTAGTCTCTTTGTAAACTCTGCCCGAATAAGTTTTTGTAAGTTGGTAAAGAAGTAGCCGCTTGAGAAATGGCACGTTATTAAATCTATATAGTGAAATGCCTAAAGACTGAATCATTCAGCTTCCGGACCTTTGCCATCAGGTTGAATTTACAAGGTTATCTAACATTTTCAAACAATTACCTGACCAAATTTAATTCCCATTGAACAGTAACCTAAACTTATATCATGACTTAAACAAATGTCATTTAGAAAACACAGAGATCAACGTTGACAGAGCATAAAGCACAAGCCATGCTGCAGCAAAATTTACACATCAAAAGGTCCTGGTAAATACAGCGATCAATATGATTCTAATTCAAGCCAAAGATTTCAAACACCGGTGGATCCAAAGCCTCCAGAGCCCCTAATTGTGGAGTCTAGATCATCAACCTCCTCGACATCTGGCACAATGATTTTCTCAATGATTAATTGAGCTATTCTGTCACCAATTTTCACTTCAAAATCAACATCAGAATGGTTGAAAAGTATAACACTAACTGGTCCCCTATAGTCTGCATCAATAACACCTGCCCCAACATCTATAGAATGCTTCCAGGTCAATCCTGATCTTGGAGCTATAAAAAGAAACAACATATCACGAACTAATTAGCCCCTTGTCTTCTAGAAAATATAGAATTAAATTTCAAATATCCGACCTAAaacaaaatcaagaacattaCTCTTGTAATCTAATTACAACTACGGAATAGCAAACTAAATTACTGGATTAGTATAATAAGGTTGTATCCAAAACTCAATGGATTATGGGCCCCCTTTCTATACTTCTCTAACAAGAAGAAAAAATAGGATTGGATTCTGAATTTTATAAAACTTAATCTACTAGGTTCTACCGAACCTACCAGTGTTCAAGACTTCCAAAGTGCGGGTGTGGGTCTAACAGACACATAAGACAATAATTATTACCACTAGACCAAAGCTTATGACAAGTACAACATTATTGTGTGCCAACTGCCCTAATATCTTTAAAGTGTTTTGCACAATTATGAACTCGCACCTCTAAAGTAGAATCTTCTTTTGCAATTTGTACCAATCATCTCCTAATTAAGTGTGTTAGACATGATGGAAGTGAAAGAAAGTATCAAGAATATACCTATGCGGGCATATGTTCCTTCAGGAACGGCAATACTAAGATCTGTAGGTACTAGAGCCTTTCCCCTAGCAGGCACTTTCGTCTCCATCGCACTGCACAAAAACAGAAGAAACAAAATGagaagaagttgaagaaaaagtACAGATCCCCAAAATTGATTTAATCAAAACACCCACAAGATTTAGAGAAAAGATCTACAACAATAACAaatccagtgtaatcccacaagtggggtctggggaagtTAGAGCGTGCGCAGACCTCACCCCTACCTTGACAGGTAGAGGGCTGTTTCCGATAGATTAGAGAAAAGATCTAACTAATTTCATCCAGAAAACAAAGGGGGGAAACCTGGAGAGATCATAGCCAGCAGAGAGAGGGGAGCCTCTAGAGGGCAAAACAGCGTTATCTGAGAGCTTTTTGACGCGGAAGAAGGAAGCGATAATGCCATTTGCAGCCATTTTTGGGAGTAAAATTGTAATATGGGGATGGAGAAGGGTTTCAGGATTGTGGAAGAAGATTGATGTGGAGGTTTATATAAGGGTGTATTGACGGGGAAATGTGGGATAGCGCCAAAAGTTCCCGCCACTGTAAATTGAGGACAAATGAACCTAATATGTGGCGTCGATTAACCAAGAAAACAATTTATAAATGTTTATGTTACGTTATTAATGTAGTGTGAATTTATGCctggcaaccggttccaaccggaaccggttatggaaccggttccggtttaccggttttaaacctcaaaccggaaccggtccggtttgaagtggttaaaatctatttttttttttgttttttgtattatatatatatatattatagtatttatttgtatattgtagctatattttcatatgttatacaactttataattaaagtttaaatatttactgactaacagcctaacagcaagtcagcaatacagaatagtgtttttcgtatacatatatatgtataacttacatatacttatatatatgtataacttaatatatatactatacatacttatatatatgtactatatactatatatacttatatatatatatgtataacttattatatatattatatatatgtataacttaatatatatactatatatatgtatatatatgtactatatactatatatacttatatatatgtataacttaatatatatactatatatacatatctactatatctactatatatacttaatatatatgtactatatactaaatatatgtataacttaatatatatactatatatatatgtatatatatgtactatatactatatatatgtatatatatgtataacttaatatatatactatatatacatatctactatatatactatatatgtataacttaatatatatactatatatatgtatatatatatgtactatatactatatatacttatatatatgtataacttaatatatatactaaatatatgtataacttaatatatatactatatatatgtatatatatgtataacttaatatatatactatatatacatatctactatatatactatatatactatatatacttatatactatatatacttatatactatatatacttatatatgtgtataacttaatatatatactatatatactgtatatacttatatactatatatacttatatatgtgtataacttaatatatatactatatatacttatatatatgtactatatatactttttttattttttattttttttattttttaccggttccggtttccaaaatattggaaccgaaccggtaaaccattaaacggttaactggaaccggttaaccggttctaccggttccggtttaaccggttcggttaccggttaaaaccggtaatgGCAAACCGGTTGCCAGGTCTAGTGTGACATAGTAATATTAGGATGGGCGCCTCTCCATTTTCACTCTCTTCATTTTTTCCAAGTTTTTACTTGGATGAAAGACACATATCATAGTTAATAATTAATGGCTGAGATCTAATTGCTCAAATCAAGGTTCTAACCATGGTTAGAATAAcaaatattttctttatttacTCTAAAAAAATTTTGAAAATCCCAAAATTCTAACTAAAACATTATCTCACCTATAAATTattcctattttttttcttttcctattATTACGtgctcttccctttttttttcttcttttgaacaatttttttttgtacagTTCTTCTTAATTTCCCCCCCTACGTCCATCTGGATAtgctcccattttttttttgtatacttcgtgctttaattttaattcaagaaaagaaaatttataaGTCATTTATTTGACACCTAATAAAtaggaaagaaagaaaattttaggaTTAATTTATAGGCGAGATAATGTTATAGCTAAAATTTTGGGATTGTCAAATCTTTTTAGAgtaaataaagaaaatatttgTTATTCTAACTATGGTTAGGACCTTGATTTGGGCAATTAGATCTCAACCATTAATTATTAAATATGACATGTGTCCTTCATCCAAATAGGAACTTGAAAAAAATGGAGAGAGTAGAAATGGAGAGGAGCCCCATAACTGTATTAGGTTGATAATTTTTCTAATACTTATTATAGTGATTTGCCTATAATTGTATCACAATAAGTGGCgtaatttttgtatttttcatCCATTAGTGTATTAAAAATTAACCCACTACAAAATTAATatgtatggatgaaaaataataatatgttgtatggaaaggaaaaaaaagaatctATTATACAGTGTAACTATTACAGCCAAATAATATAAGTTCAACAAGGCTATTTAGGATTGGAGAATAAATAATGCTCCATCATTTTTCAATGGGAAAATGTCTAAATTTAACCCCTTTAACTTTGTGAGAATAGTCCACATTTTCTATTAGTGATAATTGAGATATTTCTGCCATTATAAAATTGAGCTAGATTCGTCCCTGTTAACTAATGACAGAAAATTTTCAATAAATGGGCCTTTTTTAATAAAAGAATATACGATTTGCCTTGCACTGTGCGAAATGGTCACTATTTCGTCATTTGAATTTTGCAAAGTAGTCTAGATTTGACCACTATTGTTCTCAACCATCATTCCTTTTCGCTTAAAATTGACGACCGTCATAATAATTAGTTCTCTTTGCTCCCAAAAACACTACTCGAAGATCATTGTAACTTTACCACTACTTCTCACTCCCGTGTCATTTACAAAAAAGAACACACAATTTTTTTACAAAAAACACCTTATTCAGACGATCTCTCTCACTACTTTACCTTTATAACTTTCACTAGTTAACATTTTACTTCCAATTGAAGACTATCAACTCTCAACCAATATAACTCCACCTTAACTGCTATTCGAAGTAGTTGGGATTGTCTTAGCATTAGGAGGTCGATGTGGAGCTCTCTTATCACCATTGATGAATGAGAAGGATTCATGATCTAGTTGTGTCGTTGGAGTTCCACCATAAGTGAAAATTCAATTTGGTGGTGCAACTAATGATTATTTAAGTTCCATTTGGACTCAGTTTAGGCTTGAAGGTGATTACTTTTGAGCTATGAGAATATAAATATGGAGATTGGAGGTCTTGAGTATTAAAGAAGATGGTGGTGGTGCTGCACTAACTGTGACCATGTTATTCATAGTTCAGGAATAAATATAAACCATAGTTCGAGAATAAATTTCGTAGTATTTTATTTGGAAAAGTTCCACGTGTTGGAAAACATTATGACATGTTGAAAATGTTTGTTTTCCTTTCTTTTATCAAATTATAGTAATCATTTTCTTCTAACTGTAATTGATCATTGGGGATCATTTCATTTGTAATTAAGCACAAGGTTGTATCAAAATACTTAACTTTTAATTACATGCAACGTGACAAGTTATATAAATCTCCTAAAACATCATCGTCCATTTTGATTGAAATTTCCCCTTCAAATTCTTGTGATCCTAACAAACTCATCGTACAAGTacatcaaaaaagaaaaagtcaCAAGGAGTTTGCAATACTTTCGGGCCTCCCATCTCCACCAAAGTAGCTAACTCCTAACCAAAACCCATTCCAAACAAAACAAGACTAGTTACCCAACACGTGTTTAGCTTTGATACTTCCCCCTTTTATCGACACAAAAGTGGAAACTATCTTCTCCATGCAAACTTATAACACCATATACAAGATCAGGTGTTACTATCTttaatttccttaaaaaaaaaattcctatacTTGAGATCTTGTACTTTGAGATATTAAAAATGAGCCAGGAACAACCAAGAAGGGAAGAAGCTGAGCAAGAGCATGAGTCCGTTAAACATGAGGATGTAGTTGATGTTCAAGGTTCACTTGCTCGCAAGAGAGCTGTTGCTGAGTCTATTGGTGGACAGGTTCTAAACTATTTTAGGAAATACCTcccatatttcattttattttaagcATGTTGAACGGATATTTAATCATAGATACTGTTTTCCTTTGAAAATACATACACAGtcgcgcacacacacacatctaTGTTTTAGAGGGAAAGAGTAAACATAATCCTttactatttgaaaatcaattagaACAGAAGAAGATGGCCTTACAACGATTTCCTATGTATTATTTTTAGATCTTTTACGTATAACACAAAAATTTCTAATAAAATCGATTGACCTGTTTTCATGTGCTAGTCAGATGTGATAGAGAGGAATTATTTTTCCTGCTCTTTTAGGTAATTTTTTATCAAACAGTTTATACCAATGCAACTAGGCAGGGGACATTTGAAGTTAATATCCAGGGGAGAGACAAaattattgtttttctttttttcggAATGAGATACTAGTattatttttttgtaaaaaaaaaaaaaaaaactcgaaccATTGAACGAAGCTCACGAACCATGATTTGGCAAtatttcttcctttggcatcaTATGATTCTATTATCTCAAGTGTAAATATACCCAAAAGCTCATTGAATGAAGCTCACGAACCATGATTTTGGTCGTTActgtttttatctttttttacTTTCTGGTCCCAAAATTAGAACTTGTAAATCTAGAGACTGCAAATAAACTACCAAAATGTTACAAGTATATCATAATCTAAAGATGCTAAAATAGTTGAGAATATTAGAGTTAGAATAAAAGGTTTTATGATTTATATAGCCAACCCCAATTTATTTGGGAGGCagaattgttattgttattgtcatATAGCCTTTAGAAATAGAAAGGAGGAAAGTGTAAAAAAATGTCAAGATTCTTAGGCATTTTCTGATTCTATCCAGTCAAATTTCCAAGGTGGATCCATTTATATTTGAAGATTTATTTGCATGGGAAAAAAGAATGCTCTTTAGCTACCAACTTTTAAAACAAAATGGTGATGTCACTGTATTATGTGCAGTTAATTGTAGTAATAAACTCGACACAAGATCAAATTGTCTTACTTTTGTGTAATGTGACCTCTACTTCAAGGTACTTGGAAAAGACAGAAAACAACCGAGTTCAGAATCAGTCTCAGCAAGAGCAAACATTACCATTGGTGAAGCCCTTGAAGCCACTGTTGTCACAGCTGGAAACAGGCCGGTTGATTACAGCGACGCAGCGGCAATACAGGCAGCAGAAGTGAGAGCCACCGGACGTACCAACATCATCCCTGGTGGAGTTGCTGCTGCTGCTCAGTCAGCTGCTACTCGCAATGCTAGACTCACCAAAGAGGAAGAAAAAACTAAACTGGCTGAAATCCTCGCGGTACGAGTTCTTTAAATTGTCAGTGCATATAAGTTAAACTGTCGGTGTATATATAAGTAAGACATTAAATTGATGTTTGGCAGGATGCAAGTTCAAAGTTACCATCAGATAAGCCAGTGACACGCAAAGATGCAGAGGGAGTGATCGGTGCGGAACTGAGGAATGATCCAAACTTGTGCACCCGTCCTGGTGGTGTAGCTGCTTCTATTGCTGCTGCTGCAAGGCTCAACCAAAGTAACAGTACTACTAGTACCACTAGTGGCACCAAGAATAATGATAAAAACAGCACCAATCTCATGAAACAAAAACAAAACTAGGATGAGAGTAAACTTCTGTTATATCTAATCCTTCAAGCCTGTCCTGTCTCTCAATCCGTCTTTAATTAAACCGTtctgttcttgttttcttttgatgttttgaagataTATCACATTTTTTCTCCTGCCCTATAGTAGCTTTTGCGCGAGGTACTGTTACACGCCCTAACTATTGAGGCTTAGCTTATAGGAGTAGTTATTTGTAGTGAATAATACTCGGAGAATCTGTGTACTGAGTTTCTTTTCCCTTCCCAGCTCTGTGCAAGGGTTCAAGAGTATTTCAAGAATGTGTACCTTTTCATTACTAACTCTTGAGTTAGAGAGATGTTTTGCAATTAAGACCAGAAATGTATGCTTTACACTGTACAGGAATAATCTCTTGAATTGCTTCAATCTAGTTCCAACTTCCAAGCATTTGCTGGATATCTTCCTAGTGGCTAACAGAATGGTACAAGTGTTCAGCAGTCCCTCTTTTTTCCgttctttcattttcctttttgtCCCTGCCTTCATTACAGACCTCCAGCTGCATATGTGCAAGTGAGAAAAAGAATAATACGAATAGTAGCTGATTTGACAACACGATGTGGAAGGTATCAAAACAGTAAATACCTACCTGCCTGCTGATGGAAGCCTTTCTCAATCGAGTATGCCATTGGGAAATTGTCGAGGATGTGCTAACTAGTGACAGTGGTTACACTGTTCAAAAAAACAATGTTGCAAATTTTGGTTCTGCTAACAATTTGTAAGTTTAAGGTGGTAGATTTTAAGAAGCTAAATTAGTTAAATACCTGAAAAAAAATAGTTTGGGGAAATTGTAACCTAGAGAAAAAAGGAGGTTAAAAGCTAATTTGTGCCAGTAAGAAAAAGAGTTTAAAATCTAATTCTCATGTAACTTATAAAGGAGACAAGCTAAAGCAGACCACGTAACACGAGAGGTTAATATCTGTAGAGGAACAAATAGCTGCTCTTTGTACCATTCAAATAGTAAGAATGTTTGTATTTGTGACCAATAGTTCACCCATTTAGAGGTTACACTCAGTTGTCTTTACTGTTTTACAGAATCACAACATATAACCTCCTTCATACCCTTTCTCTCAACCCCAAGAAGCATAAAGTTACTCAACAGTCATGTTTGCCACCTCTTCTCGAATAGAATCAAACAGCACAGTGGAAAGATAACGCTCCCCAGAACTAGCGAAGATGATCTGCATAGAGAATTAAAGCAGAGAATTCAGGCCAGTCTTCAACTGTTCATTTTAGGCCAGAATCAAGTGTGCGCAACTCATGGTAATGATTGGTGGAATACCAAGCAAGTTCCTTAACTAAATATCAGAGTAATATTTGAGTTATTGACCATCACCTGACCTCACGCGAGAGACTCCACACCGAGTGATTTTCACTCAGAAAACTCTACATGTGATGTTCCGAAAACATAAACATGTGATTTAATAAATTAGAACCCATTGTCGGGTTGGGCTGTTCACTTTATCGATTTGACTGATCAGGCACATCAATCAAGGATCTTGCTTATCCGATAGCTTTCCTCAAGAAGGAGAGAAAGTTTGACAAGCTAAGAAAGTCATGTTGAAAGCATGAACTCAGTCAAAGGGCCGCTTAAGCCATGAAGCGAgactcaaaacatgttgagcgcttcaccTCACTTAATGCGCTTTGTGTCGTCATCAAGGATTTaggacatacttttccttgctaATGAGCGTTTTGTTGAAGAGGCGACACTAAACAATTAATATTTCACTTTATTGTtatttttatttcaatttatatgtctatatatttgttattcatgcttataattattagtcttggactacacaaaatattttgtattttttctccatttgcaccttttttcattaaagcccacactttatttgcgctttgctcTTAAAGCCTCAACGGACCTTAGAGTTatttttgctttttgcttttgataAACTAGTTTGATGTTCATTAACTCTATCATAATCATCGTACGACGAGTTCGTTCCCATGGTTTGATCCTTCCCAGTAAAACACACCAGCAGTATACATTAGTATCTCTCAAGCTTCCAGTCGATATAATGCTTAAGCAAAGAGATTTGTATAACAGTAAAAATTAGTACTATAATTTACACATTCTTATCTAGTGAAAAGATATCTGCAGTGATGTGTCTAAGCATACATTTCTTTATCATCTTTTTGTGTTAAAAATATTCAGCTGTTTATTTCTTCTATAGGTGGAGTCTTAATGTCCTATCAGAGTTGAAGAATACACTATAAACAAATATCCAGCATTCTAATTCACCCAAAATAGATTTTTCCTTGTGTTCGCTATAGATCACACTTCAATTCAACAAGTAAACAGTCGCAGAGCAATTACTAGAAATTCCAGCACTAACCTTCATACCAGGTACCATGTCGCATATGGAGTTAACCAGAGGGATTACAAAGGACAAAAATACTCTTGCTTAGAATATAACAGTCTATGAATGAATGACTCTATAGGAAAAAGGGGGAGAAAAACAGAAACAAGTAATACACATGTACCCGAAAAGTTTGAAGGAGACACAGAAAGAGTGTTATCAGCTTACAGAATAGATCTAGCTTACCACAATAAGTGTCCCAGCATTTTCTGGCTTTTTTGCTACTTTTACTGCTGCAGCGGCTGCAGCCCCTGATGATATT
The sequence above is a segment of the Lycium barbarum isolate Lr01 chromosome 6, ASM1917538v2, whole genome shotgun sequence genome. Coding sequences within it:
- the LOC132645236 gene encoding deoxyuridine 5'-triphosphate nucleotidohydrolase-like, giving the protein MAANGIIASFFRVKKLSDNAVLPSRGSPLSAGYDLSSAMETKVPARGKALVPTDLSIAVPEGTYARIAPRSGLTWKHSIDVGAGVIDADYRGPVSVILFNHSDVDFEVKIGDRIAQLIIEKIIVPDVEEVDDLDSTIRGSGGFGSTGV
- the LOC132645238 gene encoding late embryogenesis abundant protein 47-like; this encodes MSQEQPRREEAEQEHESVKHEDVVDVQGSLARKRAVAESIGGQVLGKDRKQPSSESVSARANITIGEALEATVVTAGNRPVDYSDAAAIQAAEVRATGRTNIIPGGVAAAAQSAATRNARLTKEEEKTKLAEILADASSKLPSDKPVTRKDAEGVIGAELRNDPNLCTRPGGVAASIAAAARLNQSNSTTSTTSGTKNNDKNSTNLMKQKQN